The Deltaproteobacteria bacterium genome contains a region encoding:
- a CDS encoding rhodanese-like domain-containing protein, translated as MGAGTAIQVQAGAEEGTIDIATFEKIIKENPDSIMLVDVRDADEYAGGHFASAVNMPTDLLEKKVAALPADKPIVFVCATGARSGEAYYMLQDLRPELKKVYYLEAETTFEKDGTYTIKKPAS; from the coding sequence ATGGGGGCGGGCACTGCAATTCAGGTGCAGGCCGGTGCCGAGGAAGGCACCATCGACATCGCCACCTTCGAAAAAATCATCAAGGAAAACCCAGACAGCATCATGCTCGTCGATGTCCGTGACGCGGATGAATATGCCGGCGGGCACTTCGCGTCGGCGGTCAACATGCCCACGGATCTTCTTGAAAAAAAGGTCGCCGCACTGCCTGCGGACAAGCCCATCGTGTTTGTCTGTGCCACGGGCGCCAGAAGCGGCGAGGCTTATTACATGTTACAGGACCTGCGTCCGGAGCTGAAAAAAGTGTACTATCTGGAAGCGGAAACAACCTTTGAAAAGGATGGCACGTACACCATTAAAAAGCCTGCATCCTGA
- a CDS encoding rhodanese-like domain-containing protein translates to MYADGFPKWKSTSGNYYAVETVVVKELLTGDAPVMVIDSRPKKAKFDKGHIPGAISIPDSKFDEFQGLLPQDKNVPLLFYCGGYT, encoded by the coding sequence GTGTATGCCGATGGGTTTCCCAAGTGGAAAAGCACCTCCGGCAACTACTACGCTGTTGAAACGGTCGTGGTCAAGGAACTGCTGACCGGCGATGCACCGGTGATGGTCATCGATTCCAGACCGAAAAAGGCCAAGTTCGACAAGGGCCACATCCCCGGGGCGATCAGCATCCCGGACAGCAAGTTCGATGAATTTCAGGGACTTCTGCCTCAGGATAAAAACGTGCCCCTGCTCTTTTACTGCGGCGGCTATACCTGA